The following are encoded together in the Paludisphaera mucosa genome:
- a CDS encoding CRTAC1 family protein, whose product MRRGFAAILLATAVAAAHAQALRFEDVAAEAGIAFRFDSGSRGRHDLPEIMGGGLALFDADGDGLLDVYLCNGGPVAAGAGGDDPPCRLYRNLGGLRFEDRTATAAAPGPGYAMGAAAGDFDGDGRVDLFVSGWRGQRLYRNLGGCRFADVTDAAGLGSKGWTTGAAWADLDGDGDLDLYVAAYVDYDADSAPYCAAPDGRRDFCAPEDFEAQPHRLYRNDGGVFTDVAGEAGLPRRRERGLGVLIADFDGDRRPDVYVANDGGRCWLLANRGGMRFEDVAEEAGAARDGRGRALAGMGVAFADLDGDGLPDLAVTNFHRRSTVAFRAVDGLGGFQDDSERLGLAGATREVLGFGIVAADFDADGRVDLLQADGHVLDRARLGVPFAMPPILLRGRDGGFDDASRGAGPWFARPALGRGLAVGDVDDDGRLDVAAAALDAPFALLHNRTDAGPAIRVDLVDRRGLPAIGARVRARIGGRTIAQDLIGGGSYLSSSPPRLIFGLGAATAIDVLEVSWPWGALETWRDLRPGEPALVVEGSAPPRPPDEPAAAGARPGPEAARISARRP is encoded by the coding sequence ATGAGACGCGGATTCGCGGCGATCCTGCTGGCGACGGCCGTCGCGGCGGCCCATGCTCAGGCCCTACGCTTCGAGGACGTCGCGGCCGAGGCCGGGATCGCCTTCCGCTTCGACTCCGGGTCGCGAGGCCGGCACGACCTTCCCGAGATCATGGGGGGCGGCCTCGCCCTGTTCGACGCCGACGGCGACGGGCTCCTCGACGTCTACCTCTGCAACGGCGGCCCCGTCGCGGCCGGCGCGGGCGGCGACGATCCGCCCTGCCGACTCTACCGGAACCTCGGCGGCCTGCGATTCGAGGACCGGACCGCGACCGCCGCCGCGCCGGGCCCCGGATACGCGATGGGGGCCGCGGCCGGCGACTTCGACGGCGACGGCCGAGTCGACCTCTTCGTATCGGGCTGGCGCGGCCAGCGGCTCTATCGGAACCTCGGCGGCTGCCGATTCGCCGACGTCACGGACGCCGCCGGCCTCGGCTCGAAGGGCTGGACGACCGGCGCCGCCTGGGCCGACCTCGACGGCGACGGCGACCTCGACCTCTACGTCGCCGCCTACGTCGACTACGACGCCGATTCCGCCCCCTACTGCGCCGCACCCGACGGCCGCCGCGACTTCTGCGCGCCCGAGGACTTCGAGGCCCAGCCCCACCGGCTCTACCGCAACGACGGCGGGGTCTTCACGGACGTGGCGGGCGAGGCGGGGCTCCCGCGTCGTCGGGAGCGAGGGCTCGGGGTCCTGATCGCCGACTTCGACGGCGACCGCCGGCCCGACGTCTACGTCGCCAACGACGGCGGACGCTGCTGGCTGCTGGCGAATCGCGGGGGGATGCGGTTCGAGGACGTCGCCGAGGAGGCCGGGGCCGCCCGCGACGGCCGCGGCCGGGCGCTGGCGGGCATGGGCGTCGCCTTCGCGGACCTCGACGGCGACGGGCTCCCCGACCTGGCCGTCACCAACTTCCATCGCCGCTCGACGGTCGCCTTCCGGGCGGTCGACGGCCTGGGCGGGTTCCAGGACGATTCGGAGCGGCTCGGCCTGGCGGGGGCCACGCGCGAGGTGCTCGGCTTCGGGATCGTCGCCGCCGATTTCGACGCCGACGGCCGGGTCGACCTGCTCCAGGCCGACGGCCACGTGCTCGATCGGGCCCGCCTGGGCGTCCCGTTCGCCATGCCGCCGATCCTGCTGCGGGGTCGCGACGGGGGCTTCGACGACGCCTCCCGAGGGGCCGGGCCCTGGTTCGCACGGCCCGCGCTGGGGCGGGGGCTGGCCGTGGGCGACGTCGACGACGACGGCCGGCTCGACGTCGCGGCGGCCGCCCTCGACGCCCCGTTCGCCCTCTTGCACAACCGGACCGATGCGGGTCCCGCGATCCGCGTGGACCTCGTCGACCGCCGCGGACTCCCCGCGATCGGGGCCCGCGTCCGGGCGCGAATCGGGGGCCGGACCATCGCCCAGGACCTGATCGGCGGCGGCAGCTACCTCTCGTCCTCGCCGCCCCGGCTGATCTTCGGCCTCGGCGCGGCGACGGCGATCGACGTTCTGGAAGTCTCCTGGCCGTGGGGCGCGCTGGAGACGTGGCGGGACCTGCGGCCGGGCGAGCCGGCCCTCGTGGTCGAGGGCTCCGCGCCGCCCCGACCGCCCGACGAGCCCGCGGCGGCCGGCGCTAGGCCGGGCCCCGAGGCGGCGAGAATTTCGGCCCGTCGCCCGTGA
- a CDS encoding efflux RND transporter permease subunit: MFDRLIDWALRNRPMVLLLLVGLGLWGARSLVKLPIDATPDITNVQVMALTSSPGLGPVEVEQFITIPVENAMNGIPRIQEVRSFSQFGLSGVTIVFEEGTDIYWARQQVGERLAVVRSSIPPEFGQPEMGPITTGLGEVFQFEVKNAPDAARPRSLMELRTILDWEIARPLKSVPGVVEVNAFGGELKTYEVRLDPDQLLARNIAVNRVFEAIRQNNSNAGGGYLERLGEQRVIRAVGLVSSLEDLSEIVLDTTPSGTPVYVRDVAEVRFAPLIRNGAVTRDGEGEAVTATAMMLAGENSRAVVDRIKAKLDEIRPRLPEGIVVEPFYDRAVLITRTITTVASNLAEGGLLVVAVLLAMLGNLKAGLVVALAIPLSMLFAINMMVYYGIAGSLMSLGAIDFGLIVDSSVIMMENCVSHLAHADKRRSAVDVVREAAYEVRKPVVFGVAIITIVHLPLLALEGVEGKMFRPMALTVVFALIGSLILSLTATPVLASLILRPGTSEVETPPVRLGKWIYRPFLRFAIDHPVVVVAVSLLAFAATMPVAMSLGGEFIPKLDEGDVLIVVTRPPSASLTESLEDSTRIEKALREALPDAIDSIVCRTGRPEIGIDPAGVNQTDVFVYLKKPTETYVDMALKPLHPVLSLFQGGDHGPSKADLIRRMEKVCRDELPGAFFNFGQPIEVRFNEMLAGVRADVGIGVYGDDLEVLQDKVNEISAAIKDIPGAADVRAQVLGGLPFLRIQINRDDIARYGINASTILDVVSALGGRVVGQVIEGQRTFDLQVRFDPTARDDVDSIKRLKIADANGRMIPLSELADFRMEDGAYEIWRKDRQRRAMVQANVRNRDLATFVADAQKRVAEHVEMPRGYFLEWGGTFQNLQSATQRLTIVVPVALVLIFLLLYGTFQSVKLGLLIFVSVPMGAMGGILALWLREMNLSISAGVGFIALSGVAVLDGLVIVSAIRQRVESGVPMRQAVSEASMSRLRPVLMTALVASLGFIPMAFSTGSGADVQRPLATVVIGGLVTSTGLKLLFIPATYAWFDPGPSLPVAEADPLPSAEGGLEEEEHMS; the protein is encoded by the coding sequence ATGTTCGACCGCTTGATCGACTGGGCGCTGCGCAACCGCCCGATGGTCCTGTTGCTGCTCGTCGGGCTGGGGCTGTGGGGCGCGCGGTCGCTCGTGAAGCTGCCGATCGACGCGACGCCCGACATCACCAACGTCCAGGTGATGGCCCTGACCAGCTCGCCCGGGCTGGGCCCGGTCGAGGTCGAGCAGTTCATCACGATCCCGGTCGAGAACGCGATGAACGGGATCCCCCGGATCCAGGAGGTCCGCTCGTTCTCGCAGTTCGGCCTCTCGGGCGTGACGATCGTCTTCGAGGAGGGGACGGACATCTACTGGGCCCGCCAGCAGGTCGGCGAGCGGCTCGCGGTCGTCCGGTCGTCGATCCCCCCCGAATTCGGCCAGCCCGAGATGGGGCCGATCACGACGGGGCTCGGCGAGGTCTTCCAGTTCGAGGTCAAGAACGCCCCCGACGCGGCCCGCCCGCGCTCGCTGATGGAGCTGCGGACGATCCTCGACTGGGAGATCGCCCGGCCGCTCAAGAGCGTCCCCGGGGTGGTGGAGGTCAACGCGTTCGGCGGCGAGCTGAAGACCTACGAGGTCCGGCTCGACCCCGATCAGCTCCTGGCCCGCAACATCGCGGTCAACCGCGTCTTCGAGGCCATCCGCCAGAACAACAGCAACGCCGGCGGCGGCTACCTCGAACGCCTGGGCGAGCAGCGCGTGATCCGCGCGGTGGGGCTGGTGAGCAGCCTGGAGGACCTGTCGGAGATCGTGCTCGACACGACCCCGTCGGGGACGCCGGTGTACGTCCGCGACGTCGCCGAGGTCCGCTTCGCCCCCTTGATCCGCAACGGCGCCGTGACCCGCGACGGCGAGGGCGAGGCCGTCACCGCGACCGCCATGATGCTCGCCGGCGAGAACTCCCGCGCGGTCGTCGACCGGATCAAGGCGAAGCTCGACGAGATCCGCCCGCGGCTGCCCGAGGGGATCGTCGTCGAGCCCTTCTACGACCGCGCCGTGCTGATCACCCGCACGATCACGACCGTGGCGTCGAACCTGGCCGAGGGCGGCCTGCTCGTCGTGGCCGTGCTGCTGGCGATGCTCGGCAACCTGAAGGCGGGCCTGGTCGTCGCGCTGGCGATCCCGCTGTCGATGCTCTTCGCGATCAACATGATGGTCTACTACGGGATCGCCGGCAGCCTGATGAGCCTGGGCGCGATCGACTTCGGCCTGATCGTCGACAGTTCGGTCATCATGATGGAGAACTGCGTGAGCCACCTGGCCCACGCCGACAAGCGGCGTTCGGCCGTCGACGTGGTGCGCGAGGCGGCGTACGAAGTCCGCAAGCCGGTCGTCTTCGGCGTCGCGATCATCACGATCGTCCACCTGCCCCTGCTGGCGCTCGAGGGGGTCGAGGGCAAGATGTTCCGGCCGATGGCCCTGACCGTCGTCTTCGCCCTGATCGGCTCGCTGATCCTGAGCCTGACGGCGACGCCCGTGCTGGCCTCGCTGATTCTCAGGCCGGGGACGTCCGAGGTCGAGACCCCGCCGGTGCGACTCGGCAAGTGGATCTACCGGCCGTTCCTGCGGTTCGCCATCGACCACCCGGTCGTCGTCGTCGCCGTCTCGCTGCTGGCGTTCGCGGCCACCATGCCGGTGGCGATGAGCCTGGGGGGCGAGTTCATCCCCAAGCTCGACGAGGGGGACGTCCTCATCGTCGTCACCCGGCCCCCGAGCGCCTCGCTCACCGAGAGCCTCGAGGACTCGACGCGCATCGAGAAGGCGCTCCGCGAAGCGCTGCCGGACGCCATCGACTCGATCGTCTGCCGGACCGGCCGCCCCGAGATCGGCATCGACCCGGCGGGCGTCAACCAGACCGACGTCTTCGTCTACCTGAAGAAGCCGACGGAGACGTACGTCGACATGGCCCTCAAGCCGCTGCACCCCGTGCTGTCGCTGTTCCAGGGCGGCGACCACGGGCCGTCCAAGGCCGACCTGATCCGCAGGATGGAGAAGGTCTGCCGCGACGAGCTGCCCGGCGCCTTCTTCAACTTCGGCCAGCCGATCGAGGTCCGGTTCAACGAGATGCTGGCGGGCGTGCGCGCCGACGTGGGGATCGGGGTCTACGGCGACGACCTCGAGGTTCTCCAGGACAAGGTCAACGAGATCTCCGCGGCCATCAAGGACATCCCGGGGGCGGCCGACGTCCGCGCCCAGGTGCTCGGCGGCCTCCCCTTCCTCCGCATCCAGATCAACCGCGACGACATCGCCCGCTACGGGATCAACGCGTCGACGATCCTCGACGTCGTCTCGGCCCTGGGGGGCAGGGTGGTCGGCCAGGTGATCGAGGGCCAGCGCACGTTCGACCTCCAGGTGCGGTTCGACCCCACGGCCCGCGACGACGTCGACTCCATCAAGCGGCTCAAGATCGCCGACGCCAACGGCCGCATGATCCCCCTGTCCGAGCTGGCCGACTTCCGTATGGAGGACGGCGCGTACGAGATCTGGCGGAAGGACCGCCAGCGCCGGGCCATGGTCCAGGCCAACGTCCGCAACCGCGACCTGGCCACGTTCGTCGCCGACGCCCAGAAGCGCGTCGCCGAGCACGTCGAGATGCCCCGCGGCTACTTCCTGGAGTGGGGCGGGACCTTCCAGAACCTGCAGTCGGCCACCCAGCGGCTGACGATCGTGGTGCCGGTGGCGCTCGTCCTGATCTTCCTGCTGCTCTACGGCACGTTCCAGTCGGTCAAGCTCGGCCTGCTGATCTTCGTCTCCGTCCCGATGGGGGCGATGGGCGGGATCCTGGCCCTCTGGCTCCGCGAGATGAACCTGAGCATCTCGGCCGGGGTCGGCTTCATCGCGCTCTCGGGCGTCGCCGTGCTCGACGGCCTCGTCATCGTCTCGGCGATCCGCCAGCGGGTCGAGAGCGGCGTCCCGATGCGGCAGGCGGTCTCGGAGGCCTCCATGAGCCGGCTGAGGCCCGTCCTCATGACCGCGCTCGTGGCCAGCCTGGGGTTCATCCCGATGGCCTTCTCGACCGGCTCGGGGGCCGACGTCCAGCGGCCGCTGGCGACGGTCGTCATCGGCGGGCTGGTCACCAGCACGGGCCTCAAGCTCCTGTTCATCCCGGCCACCTACGCCTGGTTCGACCCGGGCCCCAGCCTCCCCGTCGCCGAGGCCGACCCCCTGCCCTCGGCCGAAGGCGGGCTCGAAGAGGAGGAGCACATGTCCTGA
- a CDS encoding WD40 repeat domain-containing serine/threonine protein kinase, giving the protein MSTTAPQNESVRKRRAACERLKERIREQGSTRVEDLLAEEPGLVDDDDALLELILAEMTARRAMGDAWSTAEWEERIRGMIPDPGRRGALQSLLSTEMTTLSESNGDGARPAAVVPRGRIGRYHILEEIGRGGMGVVYKARQLNPGRIVAIKMILAGDHANVRERARLRTEAEAAAKLAHPNIVQILDADYHEGLPFLVMEFVDGGNLSQMLRSMPQPIRWSARLIETLARAIHAAHRSGIVHRDLNPTNILMTQAGVPKIGDFGLAKFLLTDAGASQSGKLLGTPSYMAPEQLSDGSLNVGAQTDVYALGAVLYEMLTGTPPYRGLTPMETLCQVAEGEIVPPSKLRHGLPEDLETICLKCLERNAAARYADARALADDLRRFQDREPIQARRTPRLRRAMQWASREPLAAAFLSLSFLLLLTLFIVSAVYSLYIQSYSEESKREFANHEVQRYMNRISKNKADTESEQARRNRYDHQLGRIQDHVRRGESEVAIETFDVLKRTPPAKLGFEWYYVDRLVHRSARLLSDASAHKAPVGRIAASGDGKTLVSGDVEGKIVEWDVPSRSPTTVLTMESRIPVRGLAVASDPRGRPLAYAAVHVDEESAVVRIWDGWGRRNSWSFGETMREVDEVGFARGGTLLAVRCGDDGPLRRALFFAADGGKWFELEDDELSDTTCAAFSAAADAMAIGCGDGSVVVRGRDEGRDAVLHPPDPARPTTLAFSEDGDFLATGWDDGRLVVWDLRDETPATVLSCVDGPPTYLSFCLGGRGLVVLEGPRTLVVRGLRGDASRRPLTKSSLAPLRLATSPDGQALVAGFETEPVQIWDLEEPSAAPRRVSELRAPSCLQFSPAGGSLFLNFDQDAIFVWSRSRAPHPRMELAGHAAEAWSLAFSADGRTLATGGDDHQIKLWDVERGTELAAIEAHEQTVSGLAFSPSGDHLASVGLDGAWKIWRFRRDDPGGGARLELLRTLRPAGLSQLRCVAYSTDGGRIAASGLKPDILLDSAPGYDRPMTIPDAHTAMITALAFSPGPTSQLASAGCDRQVRLWDPQLGDNIDAKRGDGAMLALASSPVDDAFRSLLAASGDQRLVSVLDASNRNFGDPVRGHPASIRSLAFSHDGLTLATGCDDGGVRLCDVQTRQIVLGLEGHHARINAVAFSPDDETLASCSHTGEVFLWKSSAPSP; this is encoded by the coding sequence ATGTCCACCACCGCGCCGCAGAACGAATCCGTCCGAAAGCGCCGCGCGGCCTGCGAGCGCCTCAAGGAGCGGATCCGGGAGCAGGGCTCCACGCGCGTCGAGGACCTTCTCGCCGAGGAGCCGGGCCTCGTCGACGACGACGACGCCCTGCTCGAGCTCATCCTCGCCGAGATGACGGCCCGCCGCGCGATGGGGGACGCCTGGTCGACCGCGGAGTGGGAGGAGCGGATCCGGGGCATGATCCCCGATCCGGGCCGGCGCGGGGCGCTCCAGAGCCTCCTGTCCACCGAGATGACGACGCTCTCCGAGTCGAACGGGGACGGGGCGCGTCCCGCCGCCGTCGTCCCCCGCGGCCGGATCGGCCGGTACCACATCCTCGAGGAGATCGGCCGCGGCGGCATGGGGGTGGTCTACAAGGCCCGCCAGCTCAACCCGGGCCGGATCGTGGCGATCAAGATGATCCTGGCGGGCGACCACGCCAACGTCCGCGAGCGGGCCCGCCTGCGCACCGAGGCCGAGGCCGCGGCCAAGCTCGCGCACCCCAACATCGTGCAGATCCTCGACGCCGACTATCACGAGGGGCTGCCGTTCCTGGTCATGGAGTTCGTCGACGGCGGCAACCTGTCCCAGATGCTCCGGTCCATGCCGCAGCCGATCCGCTGGTCGGCCCGCCTGATCGAGACCCTCGCCCGCGCGATCCATGCGGCGCACCGCTCGGGGATCGTCCATCGCGACCTCAACCCGACCAACATCCTGATGACCCAGGCCGGGGTGCCGAAGATCGGCGACTTCGGGCTCGCCAAGTTCCTGCTCACCGACGCCGGCGCCTCGCAGTCGGGCAAGCTGCTGGGCACCCCCTCTTACATGGCCCCCGAGCAGCTCTCCGACGGCAGCCTGAACGTCGGCGCGCAGACCGACGTCTACGCCCTCGGCGCGGTCCTCTACGAGATGCTCACCGGCACGCCCCCGTACCGCGGCCTGACGCCGATGGAGACGCTCTGCCAGGTCGCCGAGGGGGAGATCGTCCCCCCCTCCAAGCTGCGGCACGGCCTGCCCGAAGACCTGGAGACCATCTGCCTGAAATGCCTGGAGCGGAACGCCGCCGCCCGCTACGCCGACGCCCGGGCGCTGGCCGACGACCTCCGCCGCTTCCAGGACCGCGAGCCCATCCAGGCGCGACGCACCCCCCGCCTCCGGCGCGCGATGCAGTGGGCCAGCCGCGAGCCGCTGGCCGCCGCGTTCCTGAGCCTCAGCTTCCTGCTGCTGCTCACCCTGTTCATCGTCTCGGCGGTCTACAGCCTCTACATCCAGAGCTACAGCGAGGAGTCGAAGCGGGAGTTCGCGAATCACGAAGTGCAGCGGTACATGAACCGGATCTCCAAGAACAAGGCCGACACCGAGAGCGAGCAGGCGCGCCGAAACCGCTACGACCACCAGCTCGGCCGCATCCAGGACCACGTCCGGCGGGGCGAGTCCGAGGTGGCGATCGAGACGTTCGACGTCCTCAAGCGGACGCCGCCGGCGAAGCTCGGCTTCGAGTGGTACTACGTCGACCGCCTGGTCCACCGCTCGGCGCGGCTCCTGAGCGACGCCTCGGCGCACAAGGCTCCGGTCGGCCGGATCGCCGCGTCGGGCGACGGCAAGACCCTGGTCTCCGGCGACGTCGAAGGCAAGATCGTCGAGTGGGACGTCCCGTCGCGGTCGCCGACGACCGTCCTGACGATGGAGAGCCGGATCCCCGTGCGCGGGCTCGCCGTGGCCAGCGATCCCCGGGGCCGACCCTTGGCCTACGCGGCCGTCCACGTCGACGAGGAGTCGGCCGTCGTCCGCATCTGGGACGGGTGGGGCCGGCGGAACTCCTGGAGCTTCGGCGAGACGATGCGGGAAGTCGACGAGGTCGGCTTCGCCCGAGGCGGGACCCTGCTCGCGGTCCGTTGCGGCGACGACGGCCCGCTCCGACGCGCCCTCTTCTTCGCCGCCGACGGCGGGAAGTGGTTCGAGCTGGAGGACGACGAGCTTTCCGACACGACCTGCGCGGCCTTCTCGGCCGCGGCCGACGCGATGGCGATCGGCTGCGGCGACGGCTCCGTGGTGGTGCGGGGACGCGACGAAGGCCGGGACGCCGTCCTCCACCCTCCCGACCCCGCACGGCCCACGACCCTCGCCTTCTCGGAGGACGGCGACTTCCTGGCGACGGGCTGGGACGACGGCCGGCTCGTGGTCTGGGATCTCCGCGACGAGACGCCCGCGACCGTCCTGAGCTGCGTCGACGGCCCGCCGACCTACCTCTCGTTCTGCCTGGGCGGCCGGGGCCTCGTCGTCCTGGAAGGCCCGCGGACGCTGGTCGTGCGGGGCCTCCGGGGGGACGCCTCGCGACGCCCGCTCACGAAGTCGAGCCTGGCCCCGCTGCGCCTGGCGACCTCGCCCGACGGCCAGGCCCTCGTCGCGGGCTTCGAGACCGAGCCGGTCCAGATCTGGGACCTGGAGGAGCCGTCGGCCGCGCCACGGCGGGTCAGCGAGCTGCGGGCGCCGAGCTGCCTCCAGTTCTCGCCGGCGGGCGGGTCGCTCTTCCTGAATTTCGACCAGGACGCGATCTTCGTCTGGTCGAGGTCCCGGGCCCCGCACCCGCGGATGGAGCTGGCGGGCCACGCCGCCGAGGCCTGGTCCCTCGCGTTCTCGGCCGACGGCCGGACCCTCGCGACCGGCGGCGACGACCACCAGATCAAGCTCTGGGACGTCGAACGGGGGACCGAGCTGGCGGCGATCGAGGCCCACGAACAGACCGTCAGCGGCCTGGCGTTCTCGCCCTCCGGCGACCACCTCGCCAGCGTGGGATTGGACGGCGCTTGGAAGATCTGGCGCTTCCGCCGCGACGACCCCGGCGGCGGCGCCCGCCTCGAGCTCCTCCGGACGCTCCGGCCGGCCGGCCTCAGCCAGCTGCGCTGCGTGGCCTACTCGACCGACGGCGGCCGGATCGCCGCCTCGGGCCTGAAGCCCGACATCCTCCTCGACAGCGCCCCCGGATACGACCGGCCGATGACCATCCCCGACGCCCATACGGCGATGATCACGGCCCTGGCCTTCTCGCCGGGGCCGACGAGCCAGCTCGCCAGCGCGGGGTGCGATCGTCAGGTGCGGCTCTGGGATCCGCAGCTCGGGGACAACATCGACGCCAAGCGCGGCGACGGCGCGATGCTGGCCCTGGCGTCCTCGCCCGTCGACGACGCCTTCCGATCCCTGCTGGCGGCGAGCGGAGACCAGCGGCTGGTCTCCGTCCTGGACGCCAGCAATCGGAACTTCGGCGATCCCGTCCGCGGCCATCCGGCCTCGATCCGGTCGCTCGCCTTCTCGCACGACGGGCTGACCCTCGCCACCGGCTGCGACGACGGCGGGGTCCGCCTCTGCGACGTCCAGACCCGGCAGATCGTCCTGGGCCTCGAAGGCCATCACGCCCGGATCAACGCCGTGGCCTTCTCGCCGGACGACGAGACGCTGGCCTCTTGCAGCCATACCGGGGAGGTCTTCCTCTGGAAGTCCTCCGCCCCCTCCCCATGA